In Mytilus trossulus isolate FHL-02 chromosome 14, PNRI_Mtr1.1.1.hap1, whole genome shotgun sequence, a genomic segment contains:
- the LOC134696020 gene encoding uncharacterized protein LOC134696020: protein MDQAYYERISRQKHVRTLLQKAVLNLCQKNYASCAPNLEVDGIICISFPDSPDQHVVKIHEKIQLNDFRTGLSCNDAPVTKVHRSPNNCNNGQHMYVVHNNESDEVVEDRDSMQSSYLEVRDENSLSLSPGNSVFPKMESVSSLNNKQFEGDVHSSKSKRKMFKVVQRKRNTIEEPDVVSDSSDEEMNVLKEQESSISSPHHTKNDNIGKGQSPNGKKTNFCESVKDGYVIVKVENFDDEGIDDSKQNDICLGKNNKQAELGSDRLPSRKWIHLPSHDENESSYNKGRESLITIEGHLTDNSAHESPNRNSNNKDIHFPDTDGYQVRPSVGQIDLSKTSGFCGSSPEDKHLDSYSYRGNDSQFRDSSSFSNLDNVSCFPPFTRSLLETRALQTKGTKSVDNLLMNKCKKDQLSVHESSFRDRQSMIDLQTTSTASEKKSPFSTYTIALNTDKEKKYFCKHCGKGFTLKCTRSRHEKTICGGGGEGQYRCHICLKVFTRSDSRCRHLWKTHGVKNEVTTMC from the coding sequence ATGGACCAGGCATATTATGAAAGGATTTCAAGACAAAAGCATGTAAGAACATTACTTCAGAAAGCTGTTTTAAATCTGTGCCAAAAGAATTATGCTTCATGTGCCCCAAACCTTGAAGTAGATGGAATTATTTGCATATCATTTCCAGATAGTCCTGACCAGCATGTGGTAAAGATTCATGAGAAAATTCAGCTGAATGATTTTCGTACAGGTCTTTCATGTAATGACGCACCAGTGACAAAAGTTCACAGGTCACCTAATAATTGTAATAATGGTCAACATATGTATGTTGTACACAATAATGAGTCTGATGAAGTTGTGGAAGATAGAGATAGTATGCAAAGCTCATACTTAGAGGTTAGAGATGAAAATTCATTGTCTTTAAGCCCTGGAAATTCAGTCTTTCCAAAGATGGAATCTGTCTCATCACTGaataataaacaatttgaaGGGGACGTACACAGTTCTAAGtcaaaaaggaaaatgtttaaagtagttCAACGCAAAAGAAACACTATTGAAGAACCAGATGTTGTGTCAGACTCTTCAGATGAGGAAATGAATGTGTTGAAAGAGCAAGAATCCTCCATTTCCAGTCCACATCATACTAAAAATGATAATATAGGGAAAGGCCAGTCTCcaaatggaaagaaaactaaCTTTTGTGAATCTGTAAAAGACGGATATGTCATTGTCAAGGTTGAAAATTTTGATGATGAAGGCATTGAcgattcaaaacaaaatgacatttgCTTGggcaaaaataataaacaggCAGAACTTGGCAGTGATAGACTACCATCTCGAAAATGGATTCATTTGCCATCACATGATGAAAATGAATCATCATACAACAAAGGTAGAGAATCTCTTATTACAATCGAAGGTCATCTCACTGATAATTCAGCACATGAAAGCCCAAACAGAAACTCTAATAACAAAGATATCCATTTTCCTGATACTGATGGATATCAAGTTAGACCCTCGGTCGGACAGATTGATTTATCAAAAACATCTGGCTTCTGCGGTTCAAGTCCTGAAGACAAACATTTAGATTCTTATAGTTACCGTGGGAATGATTCACAGTTCAGAGATTCATCAAGCTTTTCAAATCTTGACAATGTAAGCTGTTTCCCTCCATTTACTAGAAGCTTGTTAGAGACTAGAGCTCTTCAGACTAAAGGTACAAAAAGTGTAGACAATCTTTTAATGAACAAGTGTAAAAAAGATCAACTGAGTGTCCACGAATCATCCTTTAGAGATAGACAAAGTATGATTGATCTCCAAACAACGTCAACTGCCTCAGAAAAAAAATCGCCATTTTCAACCTATACTATAGCTCTTAATACAGACAAGGAGAAGAAATATTTTTGCAAGCATTGTGGGAAGGGATTCACTCTGAAATGTACGAGGTCACGACATGAAAAGACAATTTGTGGAGGGGGAGGTGAAGGACAATACAGATGCCATATATGTTTGAAAGTGTTTACTCGCTCTGACAGTAGATGTAGACATCTATGGAAGACCCATGGTGTTAAAAATGAAGTTACTACAATGTGTTGA